Proteins from one Hyperolius riggenbachi isolate aHypRig1 chromosome 2, aHypRig1.pri, whole genome shotgun sequence genomic window:
- the LOC137547180 gene encoding carbonyl reductase [NADPH] 1-like, with the protein MSSSVRVAVVTGSNKGIGLAIVRTLCKQFQGDVYLTARNPLLGEEAIRALKEKEGLSPLFHQLDINDPTSIRALRDFLKNKYGGLDVLINNAGIAFKEADTTPFGIKAEVTLRTNYFSTRDICNELLPLIKPHGRVVNVSSMVGPGTLKLCSPELQERFRSDTITEDELSNLMEKFVEDAKNGVHQEKGWAIPTYTAYAVSKIGVTVLTRIQARQLKETRKGEGILLNACCPGYVRTDMTFPDAPKSPDEGAETPVYLALLPESADAPYGEFVSEKKVVTW; encoded by the exons ATGTCGTCCTCAGTGCGGGTAGCAGTGGTGACAGGCAGCAATAAGGGCATCGGGCTGGCTATAGTCAGGACTCTGTGCAAGCAGTTCCAGGGAGATGTCTATCTGACAGCCAGGAACCCGCTGCTGGGAGAAGAAGCTATCCGGGCcctgaaggagaaggaaggcttgtCCCCTCTCTTCCACCAGCTGGACATCAACGACCCGACCAGCATCCGGGCTCTGCGGGACTTCCTGAAGAACAAGTATGGGGGGCTGGATGTGCTGATCAATAATGCTGGCATTGCATTCAAAG AGGCTGATACGACTCCGTTTGGCATCAAGGCAGAAGTAACTCTAAGGACCAATTATTTCAGCACTCGAGACATTTGCAATGAGCTTCTCCCTCTCATCAAACCCCATG GGCGAGTGGTCAACGTGTCCAGCATGGTCGGTCCTGGGACTCTCAAACTTTGCAGCCCCGAACTTCAAGAAAGATTCCGCAGTGACACCATCACAGAAGACGAGCTATCCAACCTCATGGAGAAGTTTGTGGAAGATGCCAAAAATGGTGTCCACCAAGAAAAAGGCTGGGCAATCCCCACTTACACCGCTTATGCAGTCTCCAAAATAGGTGTGACGGTGTTAACCAGGATTCAAGCCCGCCAGCTGAAGGAGACCAGGAAAGGAGAGGGCATCCTACTCAATGCCTGCTGTCCGGGCTATGTGAGGACTGATATGACTTTTCCTGATGCCCCCAAGAGTCCTGATGAAGGTGCTGAGACCCCGGTATATCTGGCTCTCCTGCCAGAATCTGCAGATGCACCATATGGGGAGTTTGTCAGTGAGAAGAAAGTGGTGACCTGGTAG